A window from Candidatus Eisenbacteria bacterium encodes these proteins:
- a CDS encoding MFS transporter yields MEHSRDRIILYGAAFLRATATGMVAVLLGIHLARLGFDPAAIGGVVAAGLSGAAAAALLTTLAGDRAGRRLVLTVLALAAALGTGIVAFASDPALIGFAAFFGMLNGMGRDRGASMILDQVVLPATTTDRRRTAAFAKYNIAQDAGHALGSLLAGLPMLLRSVFPIGETESLRFGILATAGMLLLTAILYRGLSPAVEAEDGRRKRELSPSSRRVVTRISALFALDGVGGGFLTTALLSFFFYARFGVGEGVIGALFFGARVMNAFSHLGAAWLARRIGLVNTMVFTHIPSSLLLVTVTIAPSFAVAAALFLLREGLVEMDVPTRQSYVMAVVAPEERTVASGITHLVRLGAWAVAPAFAGFLMRGGSIAAPLWVGAGMKIGYDVLLYRAFRSVRPPEERAEPVLTATKQ; encoded by the coding sequence GTGGAGCATTCCCGCGACCGGATCATCCTCTACGGCGCCGCGTTCCTGAGAGCGACGGCGACCGGGATGGTCGCCGTGCTGCTCGGGATCCATCTCGCTCGCCTGGGATTCGATCCGGCGGCGATCGGTGGGGTCGTGGCGGCGGGTCTCTCCGGGGCGGCCGCGGCGGCGCTCCTCACCACGCTCGCCGGGGATCGCGCGGGGCGCCGGCTCGTGCTCACCGTTCTCGCCCTTGCCGCGGCGCTGGGCACGGGGATCGTCGCGTTCGCCTCGGACCCGGCGCTCATCGGCTTCGCGGCCTTCTTCGGCATGCTGAACGGCATGGGGCGGGATCGCGGAGCGTCGATGATCCTGGACCAGGTCGTCCTTCCCGCCACGACCACGGATCGCAGGCGCACGGCCGCATTCGCCAAGTACAACATCGCGCAGGACGCCGGGCACGCGCTGGGGTCGCTCCTCGCGGGGCTGCCGATGCTCCTGCGCTCGGTGTTCCCGATCGGGGAGACCGAGTCGCTGCGGTTCGGCATCCTGGCCACGGCGGGGATGCTCCTTCTCACCGCGATCCTCTATCGAGGGCTCTCCCCGGCCGTGGAAGCCGAGGACGGCCGGCGGAAACGCGAGCTGAGCCCCTCGTCGCGCCGGGTCGTGACTCGTATCTCGGCTCTCTTCGCGCTCGACGGAGTCGGGGGCGGGTTCCTGACCACCGCGCTCCTCTCCTTCTTCTTCTACGCGCGGTTCGGAGTCGGGGAAGGTGTGATCGGCGCCCTCTTCTTCGGCGCCCGCGTCATGAACGCGTTCTCGCACCTCGGCGCCGCGTGGCTCGCGCGCCGGATCGGGCTGGTGAACACGATGGTCTTCACGCACATCCCCTCGAGCCTCCTCCTCGTCACGGTCACGATCGCGCCGAGCTTCGCCGTCGCGGCGGCGCTCTTCCTCCTGCGGGAGGGGCTCGTGGAGATGGACGTCCCGACGCGCCAGTCGTACGTGATGGCGGTGGTCGCGCCCGAGGAGCGGACGGTGGCGTCGGGGATCACGCACCTGGTCCGGCTCGGAGCGTGGGCGGTTGCTCCCGCCTTCGCCGGCTTCCTGATGCGCGGCGGCTCGATCGCGGCGCCGCTCTGGGTCGGGGCGGGAATGAAGATCGGGTACGACGTGCTGCTCTATCGGGCGTTCCGCTCCGTGCGGCCGCCGGAGGAGCGCGCGGAGCCGGTCTTGACCGCGACGAAGCAGTAG
- a CDS encoding methyltransferase domain-containing protein, with the protein MSRPGEDAILAELVRRSIDHPEDQLVALGSLVGARQYRMLYRLCRKYLPEGSRVLDWGAGNGHFSYFLQRSGYRAEGFSLLEPRFTRWLPDPSYAFTQGDPRDPVTLPYGDGTFDGVVSVGVLEHVRETGGSEAKSLAEIARVLRPGGAFLCYHFPNRYSWIDWAARRVPGMHHHDYRYTRGEIRRLAAGAGLHVVEVRRYGILPRNSGARLPRSLRTSGALARAWDAVDGGLAIPLSLFCQNYCFVAVKTGSARSSGGRTERNAR; encoded by the coding sequence ATGAGCCGGCCGGGCGAGGACGCGATCCTCGCCGAGCTCGTCCGGCGCTCGATCGACCATCCCGAGGATCAGCTCGTCGCGCTCGGCAGCCTGGTCGGAGCCCGCCAGTACCGGATGCTCTACCGTCTCTGCCGGAAGTACCTTCCCGAGGGATCCCGCGTCCTCGATTGGGGCGCGGGGAACGGTCACTTCTCCTACTTCCTCCAGCGCTCCGGGTACCGCGCGGAGGGCTTTTCCCTCCTCGAGCCGCGATTCACGCGCTGGCTCCCCGATCCATCCTACGCGTTCACCCAGGGAGACCCGCGAGACCCGGTCACGCTTCCGTACGGCGACGGGACGTTCGACGGCGTCGTCTCGGTCGGCGTGCTCGAGCACGTGCGGGAGACGGGTGGGAGCGAGGCGAAGAGCCTCGCCGAGATCGCGCGCGTTCTCCGGCCGGGGGGCGCCTTTCTCTGCTATCACTTCCCGAACCGGTACAGCTGGATCGACTGGGCCGCGCGGCGCGTGCCGGGCATGCACCACCACGACTACCGCTACACGCGAGGGGAAATCCGCCGGCTCGCGGCCGGCGCGGGACTCCACGTGGTCGAGGTCAGGCGGTACGGGATCCTGCCTCGAAACTCGGGGGCGCGGCTTCCCCGGAGCCTGCGGACCTCTGGCGCGCTCGCGCGGGCGTGGGACGCCGTGGACGGCGGGCTCGCGATCCCGCTCTCCCTCTTCTGCCAGAACTACTGCTTCGTCGCGGTCAAGACCGGCTCCGCGCGCTCCTCCGGCGGCCGCACGGAGCGGAACGCCCGATAG
- a CDS encoding protein kinase translates to MRERVGSFKIIDRLGEGGMGVVYAAQDERLGRRVAIKMIRGEAASGDTRTRFWREARSAARISHPNVCQVYDVGEESGELWIAMELLEGEPLVNRLVQGAIPLDQAGSIALGVLSALEALHRHEIVHRDLKPSNVFLTSHGVKLLDFGLARPFDDTTRGVTVQDITATGLIVGTPRYMAPEQWKRESIDARTDLFAVGALLYEMLSGNPAFPGHGPAEIRHAALFENPPALSGPPAVIAMDRLIQRALAKKSADRFGSAPEMAAEIRSALRLLEGGEAPRARAVTRVMVLPFRCLRADEECEFLTFSLPDAITASLAGIDSIVVRSTLAASRFTGPNLDLKEIAEIAEVDLVVTGTLLRVGDQVRVSTQLLEAPYGTVLWTQSSQVSMIDLFQLQDSLARQVVESISEPLSGRERRSLQRDVPATAKAYEFYLRANQLAQESEGWTLARDLYLQCLEEDPKYAPAWAQLGRIYRVLAKYMDADSQENHLRAADAFHRALELNPDLSLAHNLYVYLEVEMGQAKEAMVRLLDRARARPSEAGLMAGLVQACRYCGILDASLAAAERAQRLDPSLPLSVTYTYWMMGDHERAMEKPRGHDLPFVRGYSLSTLGRNDEALDVFKELQRVLHPHARRFGTFMRCLLEGDREGALRDMRAIEASSFRDPEGLYFVARCYAYLGETEHALHLLDRIVEGGFYCDQTMAGDPWVDPIRTHPDFVRILRRSETMRREAVAAYLEHQGDRILGVHPRL, encoded by the coding sequence ATGCGGGAACGCGTCGGCTCCTTCAAGATCATCGACCGCCTCGGCGAGGGAGGCATGGGCGTGGTCTATGCCGCCCAGGACGAGCGTCTCGGCCGCCGCGTCGCGATCAAGATGATCCGGGGCGAGGCCGCGAGCGGAGACACGCGCACGCGGTTCTGGCGGGAGGCACGGTCCGCCGCGCGCATCAGCCATCCGAACGTCTGCCAGGTGTACGACGTCGGAGAGGAGTCGGGCGAGCTCTGGATCGCGATGGAGCTCCTCGAGGGGGAGCCGCTCGTGAACCGGCTCGTTCAGGGAGCGATCCCGCTGGATCAGGCGGGATCGATCGCGCTGGGCGTCCTCTCGGCGCTCGAGGCGCTCCACCGGCACGAGATCGTGCACCGCGACCTCAAGCCGTCGAACGTGTTCCTCACGAGCCACGGCGTCAAGCTCCTCGACTTCGGCCTCGCGCGGCCCTTCGACGACACGACACGAGGCGTGACGGTGCAGGACATCACCGCTACGGGGCTGATCGTCGGGACGCCCCGCTACATGGCCCCCGAGCAGTGGAAGCGCGAGAGCATCGACGCGCGGACGGATCTCTTCGCGGTGGGGGCGCTCCTCTACGAGATGCTGAGCGGGAATCCCGCGTTCCCCGGCCACGGCCCCGCGGAGATCCGCCACGCCGCGCTCTTCGAGAATCCGCCGGCCCTCTCGGGACCTCCCGCCGTGATCGCCATGGACCGGCTCATCCAGCGCGCCCTGGCGAAGAAGTCCGCGGATCGCTTCGGCTCCGCGCCGGAGATGGCCGCGGAGATCCGCTCCGCGCTCCGCCTGCTCGAAGGCGGCGAGGCGCCCCGCGCGCGCGCGGTGACGCGCGTCATGGTGCTCCCCTTCCGCTGCCTTCGGGCCGACGAGGAGTGCGAGTTCCTGACCTTCAGCCTTCCCGACGCGATCACGGCGTCGCTCGCCGGGATCGACTCGATCGTCGTGCGGAGCACGCTCGCCGCGAGCCGGTTCACGGGACCGAATCTCGACCTCAAGGAGATCGCCGAGATCGCCGAGGTGGACCTCGTGGTCACCGGCACCCTGCTCCGGGTCGGAGACCAGGTCCGGGTCTCGACCCAGCTGCTGGAGGCGCCGTACGGAACGGTGCTCTGGACCCAGTCGTCCCAGGTCTCGATGATCGATCTCTTCCAGCTCCAGGACTCCCTGGCCCGGCAGGTCGTCGAGTCGATCTCGGAGCCCCTCTCGGGACGCGAGCGGCGCTCGCTCCAGCGGGACGTGCCCGCGACCGCCAAGGCGTACGAGTTCTACCTCCGCGCCAATCAGCTCGCGCAGGAGAGCGAGGGCTGGACGCTGGCGCGGGACCTCTACCTCCAGTGCCTCGAGGAGGACCCGAAGTACGCGCCGGCGTGGGCCCAGCTCGGCCGCATCTATCGCGTGCTCGCGAAGTACATGGATGCGGACTCCCAGGAGAATCACCTGCGCGCGGCCGACGCGTTCCACCGGGCGCTGGAGCTGAATCCCGATCTCTCCCTGGCTCACAACCTCTACGTGTACCTCGAGGTCGAGATGGGCCAGGCGAAGGAGGCGATGGTCCGGCTGCTGGATCGCGCACGCGCGCGGCCCTCGGAGGCCGGGCTGATGGCCGGGCTCGTCCAGGCATGCCGCTACTGCGGCATTCTCGACGCGTCGCTCGCGGCCGCCGAGCGCGCCCAGCGTCTCGATCCGAGCCTTCCCCTCAGCGTGACGTACACCTACTGGATGATGGGTGATCACGAGCGCGCCATGGAGAAGCCGCGCGGCCACGACCTGCCGTTCGTTCGAGGCTACAGCCTGAGCACCCTGGGCCGGAATGACGAGGCCCTGGATGTCTTCAAGGAGCTCCAGCGCGTCCTCCACCCGCACGCCCGTCGATTCGGCACGTTCATGCGCTGTCTCCTCGAGGGAGATCGGGAAGGGGCGCTTCGGGACATGCGCGCCATCGAGGCATCGTCGTTCCGCGATCCGGAGGGCCTCTATTTCGTCGCGCGGTGCTACGCGTATCTGGGCGAGACCGAGCACGCGCTCCACCTGCTCGATCGGATCGTCGAAGGGGGCTTCTACTGCGACCAGACGATGGCAGGCGATCCCTGGGTGGATCCGATCCGCACCCATCCGGACTTCGTGCGCATCCTCCGTCGCTCCGAGACGATGCGCCGCGAGGCGGTGGCGGCGTACCTCGAGCATCAGGGGGACCGGATCCTCGGAGTGCATCCACGCCTATGA
- a CDS encoding universal stress protein produces the protein MNVLIGVDESPFSATAIEFVKRTPWPEGSRFRIVSVSPPIFPAAGDAAMPDVIAQLIEQQDRYHQEMAERAASGLREAGRAAEGVLISGDPRSVLVEEARRWEADLVVVGSHGRSGLKRVVLGSVAAHVASHAPCSVLIVRQPQSDSKD, from the coding sequence ATGAACGTGCTGATCGGTGTGGACGAGTCACCCTTCTCCGCCACCGCGATCGAGTTCGTGAAGCGGACACCGTGGCCTGAAGGAAGCCGGTTCCGCATCGTCTCGGTCTCGCCGCCCATCTTCCCCGCCGCGGGGGACGCCGCCATGCCGGACGTGATCGCGCAGCTCATCGAGCAGCAGGATCGCTATCACCAGGAGATGGCCGAGCGCGCGGCCTCGGGCCTGCGCGAGGCGGGACGGGCCGCCGAGGGTGTCCTGATATCGGGCGACCCGCGGTCCGTCCTGGTCGAGGAGGCGCGGCGCTGGGAGGCGGATCTGGTCGTTGTCGGATCCCACGGCCGGAGCGGCCTCAAGCGGGTGGTTCTCGGTAGCGTCGCGGCGCACGTCGCGAGCCACGCCCCCTGCAGCGTGCTCATCGTGAGGCAGCCGCAGTCCGACTCGAAGGACTGA
- the msrB gene encoding peptide-methionine (R)-S-oxide reductase MsrB, protein MRTRAVLAALAVLLTGAAVVLAKSPPAGSSAGSSKVRIYSSAKKGYVTMSKVVKTEAEWKKQLTPEQYHVTREAGTERAFTGKYWDNHDAGTYRCVGCGTELFSSKTKFESGTGWPSFYQPIAKENVSTHSDRSLFLERNEVRCARCEAHLGHVFDDGPKPTGLRYCMNSAALTFEPEK, encoded by the coding sequence ATGAGGACTCGCGCGGTCCTCGCCGCGCTCGCGGTCCTTCTCACGGGAGCCGCGGTGGTGCTCGCCAAGTCGCCCCCGGCCGGCTCGTCCGCCGGCTCGTCCAAGGTCCGGATCTACTCGTCCGCGAAGAAGGGATACGTCACCATGAGCAAGGTCGTGAAGACCGAAGCCGAGTGGAAGAAGCAGCTGACCCCGGAGCAGTACCACGTGACGCGCGAGGCCGGCACGGAGCGCGCGTTCACCGGGAAGTACTGGGACAACCACGACGCCGGGACCTACCGGTGCGTCGGATGCGGGACGGAGCTCTTCTCCTCGAAGACGAAGTTCGAGTCGGGGACGGGGTGGCCGAGCTTCTACCAGCCGATCGCCAAGGAGAACGTCTCGACCCACAGCGACCGGAGCCTGTTCCTGGAGCGAAACGAGGTCCGGTGCGCGCGGTGCGAGGCGCACCTGGGACACGTATTCGACGACGGCCCGAAGCCGACGGGACTGCGGTACTGCATGAACTCGGCGGCGCTCACGTTCGAGCCGGAGAAGTAG
- a CDS encoding CBS domain-containing protein, translating to MGTVSDLLRVKGHDVHTIESGASVLDAVRRMVDRNVGSLLVLDGEEIAGIITERDYLREIVLKGRTSRETPVEAIMTKKVIVVRPEDTVEACMAIMTERRIRHLPVLREGAVDGLISIGDLVRQLSQDQKAEIRYLTDYITGRYPG from the coding sequence ATGGGAACCGTTTCCGATCTGCTACGGGTCAAGGGCCACGACGTCCACACCATCGAGAGCGGGGCCAGCGTCTTGGATGCGGTCCGCCGCATGGTGGATCGCAACGTGGGCTCGCTGCTGGTCCTGGATGGCGAAGAAATCGCGGGCATCATAACCGAGCGGGACTACCTGCGCGAGATCGTCCTGAAGGGCCGGACGTCGCGCGAGACGCCGGTGGAGGCGATCATGACGAAGAAGGTGATCGTCGTGAGGCCGGAGGACACGGTCGAGGCGTGCATGGCGATCATGACCGAACGGCGGATCCGCCACCTGCCGGTGCTCCGGGAGGGCGCGGTCGACGGGCTGATCTCGATCGGCGACCTGGTTCGCCAGCTCTCGCAGGATCAGAAGGCCGAGATTCGATACCTGACGGATTACATCACGGGCCGATACCCCGGGTGA